Genomic window (Fibrobacter sp. UWH6):
TCGATTCAAAAACCTCCAGCACGCGGGTAATTCGCTGGACATTTCCGGGCACCACCTTTTCCATGGCTTCGGGATCAACTTCACAGGCACGCTTATAGACAACATCTACCCCATCGCGCACAACCAATTCTTCAATTTTCTGGCGCAGGGCCGGTTCAATTTCAGGAATCTTAGGCAAGCCTAGCATCAGACTTTGCAAATAAAGTCCGGTACCACCCACAAGGATGAAGTTCTTCTCGGGATTCTCAGCCACCAGATTTTTTACCAGGCTACAAAACGCGCCCGCAGAGAAGTTATCTGTAGGGGGCACGAAATCAACCAGGTGATGTCGCACGCGATTTAAACTTTGGATGTCAGGCTGAGCAGTCCCAATGGAAAACCCCTTATAAATTTGACGGGAATCCACACCGATAATTTCAGCGTTGTAATGTTCTGCAAGTTCCAGAGAAAAATTGGATTTACCAATTCCCGTGGCTCCAACCAAGGCAAATAGAATAGGCATGGGTTCAATGTAGTTATATTTTACGGTAGAATGAGAAAGTACAAACACATTATTGCCATTATCATTGTTCTTGCCGTACTGATCGTGGGCATCAAATTCGCACTCCCCAAAATTGCGGAACTGCAAAACGGAACAAAGGAAACGGCAACCCAGAACACCGATTCTACCGCCACCGAAGTTTCCGCTTCAAATGTTCCCGAAGAAGAGCCTCTCTCCTTTGAGGAAAAAATGCAGCAGGAACTGCAAACCTTAAAGGCGGAGTACAGCAAGCGTCGAAAGAGAAACATCTGGACTCTGGGCCGAGGCAAGACCATTATCGTCTACCTGCTCCAGGCCCAGCGTTTCATCAACAAGACTGGCGGCCAGATTCTTCGCATGGAAGAAATCCATGACGACAGAAGTTCTGCATTCCAGACCGCCCAAATCGACCTCATCAAACCCACCGGCGACACACTTCTGCTGGAACTGCAGGTTT
Coding sequences:
- the miaA gene encoding tRNA (adenosine(37)-N6)-dimethylallyltransferase MiaA translates to MPILFALVGATGIGKSNFSLELAEHYNAEIIGVDSRQIYKGFSIGTAQPDIQSLNRVRHHLVDFVPPTDNFSAGAFCSLVKNLVAENPEKNFILVGGTGLYLQSLMLGLPKIPEIEPALRQKIEELVVRDGVDVVYKRACEVDPEAMEKVVPGNVQRITRVLEVFESTGRKLSEFQKEREGGVGKLSVFSLQRDRDELYRRINSRVDQMIEGGWVDEARELAKTVPLDAPAWQSLGYRELLEAKSHTDLARIVENVKQKTRNYAKRQLTWFRWQLDCVPIDMENSEKMMTLQSIFQNSCE